In Chryseobacterium lactis, a single genomic region encodes these proteins:
- a CDS encoding SDR family oxidoreductase: MQKFINKTALITGGTNGMGFATAEKFIEEGGKVIITGRSQETVTKALEKLGENAFGIVSDAGNIEDLMSLQQEVRKYTDHVDLVFANAGYGRFAPIEYVDGKGFDELFNMLVKGPFFTVQQILPLMKKGSSVIFNTSVATEIAMPNFSVYSAAKSAVQSFIKTFAVELTEKGIRVNGISPGHIKTNIFNNTGLSSDQIETAVQDIIPTIPFKRQGEASEIANAVLFLASDEASYIHGAELKVDAGISVIR, translated from the coding sequence ATGCAGAAATTTATAAACAAAACAGCTTTAATTACCGGAGGAACAAACGGAATGGGGTTTGCCACCGCTGAAAAATTCATTGAAGAAGGAGGGAAGGTAATTATTACAGGAAGAAGTCAAGAGACCGTTACTAAAGCTTTAGAGAAACTAGGAGAGAATGCTTTTGGAATTGTATCCGATGCTGGAAATATAGAAGATCTTATGAGCTTGCAACAGGAAGTAAGAAAATATACCGATCATGTTGACCTTGTATTTGCCAATGCAGGATATGGAAGGTTTGCTCCTATTGAATATGTGGATGGCAAAGGCTTTGACGAGCTCTTCAATATGCTGGTAAAAGGTCCTTTCTTTACCGTTCAGCAAATATTGCCATTGATGAAAAAGGGGAGTTCGGTTATTTTTAATACCTCAGTAGCTACTGAGATAGCTATGCCTAATTTTTCGGTATATTCTGCAGCAAAATCAGCTGTTCAGTCTTTTATCAAAACATTTGCTGTAGAACTTACAGAAAAGGGAATTCGTGTGAATGGAATAAGTCCGGGACACATTAAAACCAATATTTTTAATAATACAGGTTTAAGCTCGGATCAGATTGAAACTGCAGTACAGGATATTATCCCTACCATTCCTTTTAAAAGGCAGGGTGAAGCATCAGAAATTGCCAATGCAGTACTTTTCCTGGCTTCGGATGAGGCATCCTATATCCATGGAGCAGAGCTAAAGGTAGACGCCGGAATTTCCGTGATCAGATAA